The following coding sequences lie in one Crassostrea angulata isolate pt1a10 chromosome 10, ASM2561291v2, whole genome shotgun sequence genomic window:
- the LOC128167954 gene encoding GTPase IMAP family member 8-like, which translates to MFNMEDSETSGTNAELRVFLIGPRGAGKSATVNTIIGKDVAESTSSLRKESTTKKMNMYLVENQDVVLVDTPALRKSLTKQLKKEFTKSDILAFVIAAQSLQMEDESCIMMFLKDLEYLHSRSFILLTRGSNIVDDNNVFNPESNKELYSLYEAVEKRYVVFENRNKTEKERKLCIDNFLSMSREISSNEEIKIETPRVNDTKLNRKVRIISFAAIPIFLGFIMSSNRFRTMCLGFFNALGRFLTFPFR; encoded by the exons ATGTTCAATATGGAGGACTCGGAAACGTCTG GCACAAACGCGGAGCTAAGGGTATTTCTGATTGGACCTCGCGGTGCAGGGAAAAGCGCAACTGTCAACACAATAATTGGCAAAGACGTGGCTGAATCCACAAGCTCCTTGCGGAAGGAATCaacaacaaagaaaatgaatatgTATCTTGTTGAAAATCAAGATGTTGTTCTAGTTGACACTCCGGCGCTACGAAAGTCCTTAACAAAACAACTGAAAAAAGAATTCACAAAGTCCGACATTCTGGCGTTTGTAATAGCTGCACAGAGTTTACAAATGGAAGATGAGTCTTGCATTATGATGTTTTTAAAGGACCTAGAATATTTACATTCTCGAAGTTTTATCTTGCTAACAAGAGGAAGTAATATTGTTGATGACAACAATGTATTCAACCCTGAATCTAACAAAGAATTGTACAGCCTATATGAAGCTGTTGAAAAGAGATATGTTGTGTTTGAGAATAGGAataaaactgaaaaagaaagaaaactttGTATCGATAACTTCCTGTCCATGTCAAGAGAAATTAGTTCTAATGAAGAAATCAAGATAGAGACACCAAGGGTCAATGACACCAAACTTAACAGAAAAGTCCGCATAATCAGTTTTGCAGCTATTCCGATCTTCCTAGGTTTTATCATGAGTAGTAACAGGTTCAGAACTATGTGTCTTGGTTTTTTTAATGCCTTGGGACGTTTTTTGACTTTTCCATTCCGTTGA
- the LOC128167450 gene encoding uncharacterized protein LOC128167450: MAQSEVTASFDDPKDVQKEDLEDEEGEYRMMIAGLRGVGKSSLANSISGKHVQVSKSAFETVTKKAAKITCKRQEKSFVYFDTPGLSKDMEKETLQKEYKKCLINAAPGLQAILIVQKATVFTEDNQTFLDHFTRMFGEKCWKWVVFVFTHIDELLEEKRDLEEQLKDADKRLKCWLSKCENRYVGIDNNLKGTENNKQIERLISVVNNLIETNGGEIYTNEEFQEVYQMLQKDARDKNLTRCETREGFFRKAFAGMPNIE, encoded by the exons ATGGCCCAAAGTGAAGTTACAGCTAGCTTTGATGATCCTAAAGACGTTCAAAAAGAAGATTTAGAAG ATGAAGAAGGCGAGTATCGTATGATGATAGCTGGTTTGAGAGGAGTTGGAAAAAGTTCTCTTGCAAACTCAATTTCAGGCAAACATGTACAAGTTTCAAAAAGTGCTTTTGAAACAGTTACAAAAAAGGCAGCTAAAATAACATGCAAAAGGCAAGAAAAATCATTCGTTTATTTCGACACACCAGGATTGTCAAAGGATATGGAAAAGGAAACGCTGCAAAAGGAGTACAAGAAATGTTTAATCAACGCCGCCCCAGGTCTTCAGGCAATACTCATCGTTCAGAAAGCCACGGTCTTTACCGAAGACAACCAGACTTTTCTTGATCATTTTACAAGGATGTTTGGAGAAAAATGTTGGAAGTGGGTTGTATTCGTTTTCACACACATTGATGAATTACTAGAAGAAAAAAGGGATTTAGAAGAACAGCTAAAAGATGCCGATAAACGTCTTAAATGCTGGCTATCAAAATGTGAAAATCGGTACGTAGGGATAGATAATAATCTTAAAGGCACTGAAAATAATAAACAGATAGAAAGACTCATCTCCGTTGTAAACAATCTCATTGAAACAAATGGTGGAGAGATATACACCAACGAGGAATTTCAGGAAGTCTACCAAATGTTGCAGAAAGATGCTCGGGATAAAAACTTGACTCGTTGCGAAACACGCGAAGGATTTTTCAGGAAAGCATTTGCTGGTATGCCAAATATCGAATGA